From Hydrogenispora ethanolica, the proteins below share one genomic window:
- a CDS encoding PHP domain-containing protein, whose amino-acid sequence MWRVIADYHTHTVYSHGEGTIMENARAALDQGLEVLGIADHGPANWGHIATTDLQTFDKIMAEARQVQAELSGLTILAGAEANLISYDGDLDIPPELQKRLDQVLAGFHVTIRPKTLGDGVKFAAQWTLGKLSAREHRKARNDNTKAMVEAVYKNKIDIITHPGLNISIDTSELARACVKRDTALEINAKHGVKSIEFIRAAAKEGARFAIGSDAHQPDKVGRLEPGLRAARAAGLHPDQIINVRDE is encoded by the coding sequence ATGTGGCGCGTAATTGCGGACTACCATACCCATACGGTTTACTCTCATGGCGAAGGAACGATTATGGAGAATGCCCGCGCCGCTTTGGACCAAGGCTTGGAGGTGCTGGGCATCGCCGATCACGGTCCGGCCAACTGGGGGCATATCGCCACCACCGATCTCCAGACTTTCGATAAAATCATGGCGGAAGCCCGGCAGGTCCAGGCCGAGCTGTCCGGTTTGACGATCCTGGCCGGGGCCGAGGCCAATCTGATCAGCTATGACGGGGACCTGGACATTCCGCCTGAACTGCAAAAAAGGCTCGATCAGGTTCTGGCCGGCTTTCACGTTACCATTCGGCCCAAAACCCTGGGAGACGGGGTGAAATTCGCCGCCCAGTGGACGCTCGGCAAACTGAGCGCGCGCGAACACCGGAAGGCGCGGAACGATAACACCAAGGCGATGGTGGAGGCGGTTTACAAAAATAAGATCGACATCATCACCCATCCTGGCCTGAATATCTCCATCGATACGTCCGAATTGGCCCGCGCTTGCGTGAAACGGGATACGGCACTGGAGATCAATGCCAAGCACGGGGTGAAATCCATCGAGTTTATCCGGGCCGCCGCCAAGGAAGGGGCCCGTTTCGCCATTGGCAGCGACGCGCATCAGCCCGACAAGGTAGGTCGGCTGGAGCCGGGTTTGAGGGCGGCTCGCGCGGCGGGCCTCCATCCCGATCAGATCATCAATGTCCGGGACGAATAA
- a CDS encoding PhzF family isomerase encodes MKNYAVYQVDSFTKELFKGNPAGVVPNADGLDEAGMQQIARELNNSETAFLLAPDGPDCDGVIRYFTPRTEVPICGHATIAAMYVKALEAGLDAAVYRMRTGAGVLPFEIVRNGNDYRVIMTQGRIELESPLQGELRERVRDGLGLCEADLDERCPIQIASTGHSKVMIGIKRLAKLHRLNPRMSELAELSPVIGCNGYFVFTLDSDSPEVLTHGRMFAPAIGIAEDPVTGNAHGPLGAYLVHHGLVKATGDEFCFRGMQGEAMGRPGVIEVRVRLAGNRPVQVRIVGEAVIAFQTTIRL; translated from the coding sequence ATGAAGAACTATGCTGTCTACCAAGTGGATTCTTTCACCAAAGAATTGTTCAAAGGCAATCCCGCCGGCGTGGTGCCCAATGCCGACGGTCTGGATGAGGCCGGGATGCAACAGATCGCCCGGGAGCTGAACAATTCGGAGACCGCTTTTCTGTTGGCGCCGGATGGCCCGGATTGTGATGGGGTAATCCGTTATTTTACTCCCCGGACCGAGGTTCCGATCTGCGGCCATGCCACCATAGCCGCGATGTATGTCAAAGCTTTGGAAGCGGGACTGGACGCCGCGGTCTACCGGATGCGCACCGGCGCCGGCGTGCTGCCGTTCGAGATCGTCAGGAATGGAAACGATTATCGGGTGATCATGACCCAGGGCCGGATCGAACTGGAGTCGCCACTCCAAGGCGAATTGCGGGAGCGGGTGCGCGACGGATTGGGATTATGCGAGGCGGATTTGGATGAACGGTGTCCGATCCAAATCGCCTCCACCGGACATTCCAAGGTGATGATCGGCATCAAGCGTTTGGCCAAGCTTCATCGGTTAAACCCGCGAATGTCGGAATTGGCGGAGCTCAGCCCGGTCATCGGCTGTAACGGTTATTTCGTTTTCACGCTGGATTCGGACTCCCCGGAAGTCCTGACCCACGGCCGGATGTTCGCGCCGGCGATCGGGATCGCTGAGGATCCGGTCACCGGCAATGCCCATGGACCGCTCGGCGCGTACCTGGTCCATCACGGCCTGGTGAAAGCCACGGGAGACGAATTTTGTTTCCGGGGAATGCAAGGCGAGGCGATGGGCCGGCCGGGCGTCATCGAGGTCCGGGTGCGGTTGGCGGGCAACCGGCCGGTTCAGGTGCGGATCGTGGGCGAAGCGGTGATCGCCTTTCAAACGACGATCCGGCTCTGA
- a CDS encoding D-alanine--D-alanine ligase, with amino-acid sequence MSKIRVGLIYGGKSGEHEVSVLSANSVLAAIDRQKYELYPIAITRDGRWLPGQSPRPLVESQELQVRLLEDRDAGETAAVIPLENQRGQLLSTLGEHVDVIFPVMHGPFGEDGTIQGLLEIAGIPYVGGGVLASAVGMDKAIMKAVFLQAGLPVGPYLVYLRKEWESNPERVMAEIGSKLGFPCFVKPANLGSSVGISKAHDPGELRAALDLAAEYDRKIVVEAMIRGCEIECSVLGNDEPIASLPGEIIPCTEFYGYEAKYILNDSKLVIPAELPPELIQKVQDLAVRSFKAIDCAGLARVDFFVEAAAGRIVVNEINTLPGFTKISMYPKLWEASGIGYSELIDRLLQLALERYEDKQRNKV; translated from the coding sequence GTGTCGAAAATTCGCGTGGGTTTGATTTACGGCGGTAAGTCCGGGGAACATGAAGTCTCGGTGCTCTCCGCCAATTCGGTCTTAGCGGCGATTGACCGCCAAAAATACGAGCTATATCCCATCGCCATCACTAGGGACGGCCGCTGGCTGCCGGGCCAGTCGCCCCGGCCGTTGGTGGAGAGCCAGGAGTTGCAGGTGCGCTTGTTGGAAGATCGGGACGCCGGGGAGACCGCGGCGGTGATCCCGTTGGAGAATCAACGGGGCCAGCTCCTGTCCACCCTCGGCGAGCATGTGGATGTCATTTTTCCGGTGATGCACGGGCCGTTCGGCGAGGATGGCACGATCCAGGGACTGCTGGAGATCGCCGGAATTCCCTACGTCGGCGGCGGAGTGCTGGCGTCGGCGGTCGGCATGGATAAAGCGATCATGAAGGCCGTTTTTCTCCAGGCCGGTTTACCGGTCGGTCCCTACCTGGTTTACCTGCGCAAGGAATGGGAGAGCAACCCGGAGCGGGTGATGGCGGAGATCGGGAGCAAATTGGGATTCCCCTGTTTTGTGAAGCCGGCCAACCTCGGCTCGAGCGTCGGCATCAGCAAAGCCCACGACCCCGGGGAACTCCGGGCCGCGCTGGATCTGGCGGCGGAGTATGACCGGAAAATCGTGGTCGAGGCGATGATTCGCGGCTGCGAGATCGAATGCAGTGTGTTGGGGAACGACGAGCCCATCGCTTCGTTGCCCGGCGAGATCATCCCCTGCACCGAATTCTACGGTTATGAAGCCAAATATATTCTGAACGATTCCAAGCTGGTCATTCCGGCGGAGTTGCCGCCGGAATTGATTCAAAAGGTGCAAGACCTGGCGGTCCGCTCCTTCAAAGCCATCGACTGCGCCGGCCTGGCGCGGGTGGATTTCTTCGTCGAAGCCGCGGCCGGCCGGATCGTTGTCAACGAAATCAACACTTTGCCCGGTTTCACCAAGATCAGCATGTACCCCAAACTATGGGAGGCCAGTGGCATCGGGTATAGCGAACTCATCGACCGCCTGCTCCAATTGGCGCTGGAACGGTACGAGGATAAGCAGCGCAATAAAGTATGA
- a CDS encoding ABC transporter substrate-binding protein: MRKIWLGLVLGFLLTSVGWAAGNPPEKPLRVGTLSGITGLAMVRLMEPAGTAAPYEITVYKSPDLLVAKLVAGEVDLAALPLNTAAILYNKGVGVQITSVIGWGVLYVVAGDRRIKRWSDLKGKEIYLSAKGTVPDLLFRYLAAKNGLTAERDFTIHYLTSPVELAQLAASGKADLAVLPEPWVTEVVERNRQLRVVLDLQREWRRTERQSLTYPQSSLVASKKALAAAPQAVEGFLKSLAASIRWVNRQPQAAGALAEKYVQINAGAVERGIKRCNLKYVAAAKVQTEINRFLERLGEKTPEAIGGKLPDEGFYYQP; encoded by the coding sequence ATGCGAAAGATATGGCTCGGATTGGTATTGGGATTCTTATTAACCTCGGTGGGCTGGGCTGCGGGGAATCCGCCCGAGAAGCCGCTGCGGGTCGGTACCTTATCGGGCATCACCGGTTTGGCGATGGTCCGTTTGATGGAACCGGCGGGGACCGCTGCCCCCTATGAGATTACGGTCTATAAAAGCCCGGATCTGCTGGTGGCGAAACTGGTCGCCGGGGAAGTCGACCTGGCGGCTTTGCCGCTCAACACCGCGGCCATCCTTTATAATAAAGGGGTCGGCGTCCAAATCACCTCGGTGATCGGCTGGGGCGTGCTTTACGTGGTGGCCGGCGACCGCCGGATCAAGCGTTGGTCCGATCTCAAGGGCAAGGAGATTTACCTCTCCGCCAAAGGGACTGTCCCCGACTTGCTCTTCCGTTACCTGGCGGCTAAGAACGGATTGACAGCGGAGCGCGATTTTACCATTCATTATCTGACCAGCCCGGTCGAACTGGCGCAGCTGGCCGCCTCCGGCAAGGCCGATCTGGCGGTGCTTCCCGAGCCTTGGGTCACCGAAGTGGTGGAACGCAACCGGCAGTTGCGGGTGGTGCTTGACCTCCAGCGGGAATGGCGCCGGACCGAGCGGCAATCCCTAACCTATCCCCAGTCCAGTCTGGTGGCGAGCAAAAAGGCGTTGGCGGCGGCTCCTCAAGCGGTGGAGGGATTCTTGAAAAGCTTGGCCGCTTCGATCCGTTGGGTCAACCGGCAACCGCAGGCGGCCGGAGCGCTCGCTGAAAAGTACGTCCAGATCAATGCCGGCGCAGTCGAACGCGGCATCAAACGTTGCAATTTGAAATATGTGGCGGCGGCGAAGGTTCAAACGGAGATCAACCGGTTCCTCGAACGCTTGGGAGAGAAGACGCCGGAAGCCATCGGGGGAAAACTGCCGGATGAAGGTTTCTATTACCAGCCATAA
- the flgF gene encoding flagellar basal-body rod protein FlgF: protein MIRGLYTAATGMVAEQARQDTAANNLANVNTVGFKRDNLTEISFQEQLIRAYSKGGNTPIGGLGMGVDLNGTYTDYSLGNLIQTDNPTDLAITGDGLLAFERNGQVRYTRAGNLTLNQEQVLVTQNGDPVLGENGPIRLAGSFTVAPDGAIIQNGQVVDRLRLAATAGMVKQGDSYVNGNGAQETPAENVRIVQGALEGSNVNSVREMITMINVTRSYDANQRAIVAQDETLGKAVNELAK from the coding sequence ATGATACGCGGTTTGTATACGGCGGCAACCGGAATGGTCGCCGAACAAGCGCGCCAGGACACGGCCGCCAATAATCTGGCCAATGTCAATACGGTGGGTTTCAAACGGGACAATCTCACCGAGATCTCTTTTCAAGAACAGTTGATTCGGGCTTATTCCAAAGGGGGAAACACTCCCATCGGCGGATTGGGAATGGGCGTCGACCTCAACGGCACCTACACCGATTACAGCCTCGGCAACCTGATTCAGACCGACAATCCAACCGATCTGGCCATCACCGGAGACGGTTTGTTGGCATTTGAACGGAATGGCCAGGTCCGCTACACGCGAGCCGGCAATTTGACCTTGAATCAGGAACAGGTTCTGGTCACGCAGAATGGCGATCCGGTATTGGGTGAGAATGGCCCGATCCGTCTCGCCGGTTCCTTCACGGTGGCTCCGGACGGAGCGATCATCCAAAACGGACAAGTCGTGGACCGGCTTCGCCTGGCGGCAACTGCCGGCATGGTGAAACAAGGCGATTCTTACGTCAACGGCAATGGCGCTCAGGAAACGCCGGCTGAAAATGTCCGGATCGTTCAGGGTGCGCTGGAAGGGTCCAACGTGAACAGCGTTCGGGAGATGATCACCATGATTAACGTGACCCGGAGCTACGACGCCAACCAGCGGGCGATAGTCGCCCAGGACGAGACCCTGGGCAAGGCAGTCAATGAACTGGCTAAGTAA
- the yvcK gene encoding uridine diphosphate-N-acetylglucosamine-binding protein YvcK has product MADKRRLQQVAAYWFVTVLLCISLIAGGILLLTNTIHWPWLDRSAGWLLILIGLASGYYGSQRCFWLLVSWLSSNDFKPKNGRGTKGPRIVVVGGGTGLGTILRGLKEITSNLTAIVTVADDGGSSGRLRKEFGILPPGDIRNCLVAMADIEPLMERLMQYRFAGNTDLAGHNFGNLFLTVMTDITGDFEQAIRESSKVLAVRGQVLPATLENVILKAEMADGSIVRGESAITASELAIRRISLEPENVKPLREAINAIAEADLIILGPGSLYTSVIPNLLVTDLAEALRAAPATKLYVCNAMTQPGETDHYTASDHIRAIIQHAGQGLIDMALINTEAIPPDLMERYAEEGAQPVTADFDKIKALGVTPLGLEVIVKSNLIRHDAFKLAQMVLNLYRTQRLGKAFGKRLSRKIYRFFKGFTALW; this is encoded by the coding sequence ATGGCAGATAAAAGGCGGCTGCAGCAGGTTGCCGCATACTGGTTTGTAACGGTCTTGCTTTGCATCTCCCTGATCGCTGGTGGAATTTTGCTCCTGACGAATACCATTCATTGGCCATGGCTGGATCGTAGCGCGGGTTGGTTGTTGATCCTGATCGGCCTGGCGAGCGGTTACTACGGCTCGCAACGGTGCTTCTGGTTATTGGTGTCCTGGCTTTCCAGCAATGACTTCAAACCCAAAAACGGCCGGGGGACGAAAGGCCCCCGGATCGTCGTTGTCGGTGGCGGCACGGGCCTGGGAACCATTTTGCGCGGCTTGAAGGAGATCACCTCCAATTTGACCGCGATTGTCACCGTAGCCGATGATGGCGGCAGCTCGGGCAGATTGCGCAAGGAGTTCGGAATTTTACCGCCCGGGGATATTCGCAATTGCCTGGTGGCCATGGCCGACATCGAACCGCTGATGGAACGGTTGATGCAGTACCGTTTCGCCGGCAACACCGATCTGGCCGGGCATAATTTCGGCAACTTGTTTTTGACGGTCATGACCGATATCACCGGCGATTTTGAACAAGCGATCCGGGAGTCCAGCAAGGTTCTGGCGGTCCGGGGCCAGGTGCTCCCGGCCACACTGGAGAATGTCATCTTAAAAGCGGAGATGGCCGACGGCAGCATCGTCCGGGGCGAATCGGCGATCACCGCCTCTGAATTGGCGATTCGGCGGATTTCCTTGGAGCCGGAAAATGTCAAACCGTTGCGGGAAGCAATCAATGCTATCGCTGAAGCGGATCTGATCATTCTCGGGCCGGGCAGTCTCTATACCAGTGTCATTCCGAATCTTTTGGTGACGGACCTGGCGGAGGCGCTGCGCGCCGCACCTGCCACCAAGCTTTATGTCTGCAATGCCATGACCCAACCCGGAGAGACCGATCATTATACGGCCAGCGATCATATCCGGGCGATCATTCAGCATGCCGGGCAGGGCTTGATTGATATGGCGCTGATCAATACCGAAGCGATTCCTCCGGATCTGATGGAGCGTTACGCCGAAGAAGGAGCGCAGCCGGTGACGGCGGACTTTGATAAGATCAAAGCCTTGGGAGTAACGCCGCTCGGCCTGGAGGTCATCGTCAAGTCCAATCTAATCCGGCACGACGCTTTCAAACTCGCCCAAATGGTTTTGAATCTGTACCGGACGCAACGACTCGGCAAAGCCTTTGGAAAAAGGCTGTCCCGAAAGATATACCGGTTTTTCAAGGGGTTTACCGCGCTTTGGTGA
- a CDS encoding ABC transporter permease, translating into MKVSITSHKGYSWLTVGGLLVLWAAAAAWLRLPLLLPSPWQTGVQIAALLGTAAFWAHLGATVSRGLLGFGAAFLAGTVFGLQAGRRAWFEALIRPLVVFARSTPSMSFILLALIWFKGDMVPIFVIFLVVFPIIIQNMIEGVRSIDRELLEMASVYRLTKPRILRALVLPSLAPFLAAAVSAGLGLTWRVLIAAEVLSYPKWGIGGQMDSARVFLQTDRVFAWTVVVVAIGLSFDSLLGRWLNRILAWRGTNDDSSMADRQKL; encoded by the coding sequence ATGAAGGTTTCTATTACCAGCCATAAAGGCTACAGCTGGCTGACGGTCGGAGGGCTCCTGGTGCTCTGGGCGGCTGCCGCCGCGTGGTTGCGGCTGCCGCTGTTGTTGCCCTCCCCTTGGCAGACCGGGGTTCAGATCGCGGCGTTATTGGGGACTGCCGCCTTCTGGGCGCATCTGGGGGCGACGGTGAGCCGGGGCTTGTTGGGATTCGGCGCGGCGTTCCTGGCCGGGACTGTCTTCGGCCTGCAAGCCGGCAGGCGCGCCTGGTTTGAGGCGCTCATCCGGCCGCTGGTGGTCTTCGCCCGCAGCACGCCGTCGATGTCCTTTATTCTGCTGGCCCTGATCTGGTTCAAGGGGGACATGGTCCCGATCTTCGTCATTTTCCTGGTGGTCTTCCCGATTATCATTCAGAATATGATCGAGGGCGTGCGCAGCATCGACCGGGAACTGCTGGAGATGGCCTCCGTCTACCGGCTGACCAAACCGCGGATCTTGCGGGCGCTGGTATTGCCGTCCCTGGCGCCGTTCCTGGCGGCGGCGGTCAGCGCCGGATTGGGCTTGACCTGGCGGGTTTTGATCGCCGCCGAGGTTTTATCCTATCCCAAATGGGGGATCGGCGGCCAGATGGATTCGGCCCGGGTCTTTCTCCAGACCGATCGGGTCTTCGCCTGGACGGTGGTGGTGGTGGCCATCGGCTTGAGTTTCGACAGCTTGCTGGGCCGGTGGTTGAACCGGATTCTGGCTTGGAGAGGGACGAATGACGATTCGAGTATGGCAGATCGCCAAAAGCTTTGA
- a CDS encoding ABC transporter ATP-binding protein, which produces MTIRVWQIAKSFENNPVYDDFSLEFPENEVTAILGPSGCGKTTLLNILAGLVRVDAGRVDAGRVETEPETSYLFQEPRLLPWLSLRENIALVLADKLPAAASEARINNCLAATGLAPYAEYLPNLVSGGMKQRAALARAFVYPSRLLLMDEPFKSQDLKTRHHLIELFLELWRAEPRTVITVTHDIQEALRLGNQVVVLSGKPVRIVERLRIDLPQEERVRRYEELFPLEKRLLGLVLG; this is translated from the coding sequence ATGACGATTCGAGTATGGCAGATCGCCAAAAGCTTTGAAAACAATCCCGTCTATGACGATTTCAGTTTGGAGTTCCCGGAAAACGAGGTCACGGCGATTCTGGGTCCCTCCGGCTGCGGCAAGACCACGCTCCTGAACATTCTGGCGGGATTGGTCCGGGTGGATGCGGGGCGGGTGGATGCGGGGCGGGTGGAGACGGAGCCGGAAACGAGCTACCTTTTTCAGGAGCCGCGCCTGCTGCCCTGGCTGTCGCTGCGGGAGAATATCGCCTTGGTGCTGGCGGATAAGCTGCCGGCCGCCGCCAGTGAAGCACGGATCAATAACTGCCTGGCTGCCACCGGACTGGCTCCCTATGCCGAATACCTTCCCAATCTGGTCAGCGGCGGCATGAAACAGCGGGCCGCTCTGGCGCGGGCCTTTGTCTACCCGTCCCGGCTGCTCTTGATGGACGAACCCTTCAAATCGCAGGACTTAAAGACCCGCCACCACTTGATCGAACTCTTTCTCGAACTCTGGCGGGCTGAGCCCCGGACCGTGATCACGGTCACCCATGACATTCAGGAAGCGCTGCGCCTGGGGAATCAAGTCGTGGTGCTCTCCGGGAAACCGGTCCGCATCGTGGAGCGGCTACGGATCGATCTGCCCCAGGAGGAGCGGGTCCGGCGGTATGAAGAACTGTTTCCGCTGGAGAAACGATTGCTTGGACTGGTGCTGGGGTGA
- a CDS encoding SHOCT domain-containing protein, with the protein MSLKSFVWVGSISVIFLFLPSLAGKVWEFFAYAPWSVKGWLIYLLMALVMIRIARARWKRRTLRKQQELADAPVSLLNIAKERLARGEINIDEFKAIKEELKAGI; encoded by the coding sequence ATGAGTTTAAAGAGTTTTGTCTGGGTCGGCAGTATTTCGGTGATCTTTTTATTTCTGCCGTCGTTGGCCGGAAAGGTATGGGAGTTCTTCGCCTACGCGCCCTGGTCCGTCAAGGGCTGGCTGATCTATTTGCTCATGGCCCTAGTGATGATTCGGATTGCCAGAGCCCGCTGGAAACGAAGGACGCTGCGCAAACAGCAGGAATTGGCCGATGCCCCGGTCTCGCTCCTAAATATCGCCAAGGAAAGGCTGGCGCGGGGCGAGATCAACATCGACGAATTCAAGGCGATCAAGGAAGAGCTGAAAGCCGGGATTTAA
- the rapZ gene encoding RNase adapter RapZ produces MRFVIITGLSGAGKSVAMKCFEDLGYFCVDNLPPVLIPKFAELCAQSDGRVNRIALVVDIRSGSFFDDIFEALETLEQNGFSHEILFLEASEEILVRRFKESRRRHPLSNSGAIVEGIRAESRRLEEIRGKASLILDTSDLPVKALRERIQENYDNQPEQEKMLVTIVSFGFKNGIPLDADLVFDVRFLPNPHYVDSLRELNGNNCEVSGYVLKWPVTLRFLTKLYDLIDFLGPLYLKEGKANLIIGIGCTGGQHRSVTIANKLGDYLRTKGYRVSLDHRDI; encoded by the coding sequence ATGCGCTTTGTCATCATCACCGGCCTGTCCGGGGCCGGCAAATCGGTGGCAATGAAATGCTTCGAAGATCTCGGCTATTTTTGCGTGGACAATCTGCCGCCGGTGTTGATCCCGAAGTTTGCCGAGCTTTGTGCACAATCGGACGGCCGGGTTAATAGAATAGCATTGGTCGTCGATATCCGCAGCGGCAGCTTTTTTGATGATATTTTTGAAGCGCTGGAAACGTTGGAGCAGAACGGCTTCAGTCACGAAATCCTCTTTTTGGAGGCCAGCGAAGAGATTCTGGTCCGCCGCTTCAAAGAAAGCCGCCGCCGCCATCCGCTCTCCAATTCCGGCGCGATCGTCGAGGGGATTCGCGCCGAATCCCGCCGCCTGGAAGAGATTCGCGGCAAGGCCAGTTTGATTCTGGATACTTCCGATCTGCCCGTCAAGGCGTTGCGGGAACGGATCCAGGAAAACTACGACAACCAGCCGGAACAGGAGAAGATGCTGGTCACCATCGTCTCCTTCGGCTTCAAGAACGGGATTCCGCTCGATGCCGACCTGGTCTTTGATGTCCGTTTCCTTCCCAATCCGCATTATGTGGATTCGCTGCGCGAATTAAACGGCAACAACTGCGAGGTATCGGGTTATGTTTTGAAGTGGCCGGTGACACTCAGGTTTTTGACAAAGCTTTATGACCTGATCGATTTTTTGGGCCCGCTTTACTTGAAAGAGGGCAAGGCCAATCTGATCATCGGCATCGGATGCACCGGCGGGCAACACCGCTCGGTGACGATCGCCAATAAACTCGGCGACTATTTGCGGACCAAAGGATATCGGGTCTCGCTCGATCACCGGGATATTTAA
- the fosX gene encoding FosX/FosE/FosI family fosfomycin resistance hydrolase, whose product MIEGVSHITFIVKDLERAALFFRSIFDAEEVYSSGAKIYSLSREKFFRIGDLWIAVMEGESLSERTYRHVAFKVPDQELEAYAARVRELGLAIKPLRPRVDGEGRSLYFYDFDNHLFELHTGTLAERLARYGRD is encoded by the coding sequence ATGATTGAAGGCGTCAGTCACATCACTTTCATTGTAAAAGACCTCGAACGCGCGGCCCTGTTTTTCCGGTCCATCTTCGATGCGGAAGAGGTATATTCCAGCGGCGCCAAGATTTATTCGCTTTCCCGGGAGAAGTTTTTCCGCATTGGCGATCTCTGGATTGCCGTGATGGAAGGGGAATCGCTCTCCGAGCGGACATACCGTCACGTCGCTTTCAAGGTCCCGGACCAGGAGTTGGAGGCATACGCGGCCCGCGTGCGGGAACTGGGCTTGGCTATCAAACCCCTCCGGCCGAGGGTGGACGGGGAGGGCCGCTCACTGTATTTCTACGATTTTGATAATCACCTCTTTGAGCTTCATACCGGCACCCTGGCGGAACGGCTGGCGCGTTACGGGCGCGATTGA
- a CDS encoding class I SAM-dependent methyltransferase has product MEKNQASLTALLTAFVRAYHYQHDSPQIFEDPLARSLFTAEEYAAIGQNLADSLQFFDPGRAASCRNQAEALAWVIQTTMNTTLSRSRYAEDALEAALETGVDQYVILGAGMDTFAFRRPEIVERLQVLEIDHPATQAAKRERIARAGWEQPAQLHFLPVDLAAADLATAVRGSAYDPRKLTFFSWLGVTLYLPRPAVWDTLRAMAAIAPAGSTVVFDYLDTDAFAPGRTSLNMLRVQEIVRRVGEPMQAGLDPSTLAADLSVLGWSLRENLDPAAIEDRYFRGRSDQHHASEHLHYARAVRE; this is encoded by the coding sequence ATGGAAAAAAACCAAGCCAGTCTTACCGCGCTGTTAACCGCTTTTGTCCGGGCCTACCATTATCAGCACGATTCGCCCCAGATCTTCGAGGATCCGCTGGCCCGTTCACTTTTTACCGCGGAAGAATACGCGGCGATTGGCCAAAATCTGGCTGACTCGCTTCAATTCTTCGACCCCGGACGGGCCGCATCCTGCCGCAATCAAGCGGAGGCTCTGGCCTGGGTGATTCAAACCACGATGAATACGACGCTCAGTCGCTCACGCTATGCGGAGGATGCTCTTGAAGCCGCTTTGGAAACGGGAGTGGACCAATATGTCATCCTGGGGGCCGGGATGGATACCTTCGCTTTTCGCCGGCCGGAAATTGTCGAGCGCCTCCAGGTGTTGGAGATCGACCATCCCGCCACGCAAGCCGCGAAACGCGAACGGATCGCGCGGGCGGGCTGGGAACAACCGGCGCAATTGCATTTCCTGCCGGTCGATCTCGCCGCCGCGGACCTGGCGACAGCGGTCCGGGGTTCGGCCTACGATCCCCGAAAGCTCACCTTCTTCAGCTGGTTGGGGGTCACCCTGTATCTGCCGCGTCCGGCGGTATGGGACACCTTGCGGGCCATGGCCGCCATCGCCCCCGCCGGCAGCACGGTGGTCTTCGATTATCTGGATACGGACGCCTTCGCGCCGGGGCGGACCTCTCTGAATATGTTGCGGGTGCAGGAGATCGTGCGCCGCGTCGGCGAACCGATGCAAGCGGGTTTGGATCCGTCAACCCTCGCCGCGGACCTCTCCGTTCTGGGCTGGTCGCTTCGGGAGAACCTGGATCCGGCGGCGATCGAAGACCGCTATTTCCGGGGCCGCTCCGACCAGCACCACGCCTCCGAGCATTTGCATTACGCGCGGGCGGTCCGCGAATAA